Proteins from one Polynucleobacter wuianus genomic window:
- a CDS encoding penicillin-binding protein 1A: MALPPKDKQTFNQRPIRQPDRRPRQPRVDPGSPRKSSGSPLIKALLIIGVAAALVVTLLLGYAFLVAKPNLPKISALTDYNPKTPLRIYTADKVLIGEFGEERRKVIPLNEIPMSMRNAVLAIEDDRFYSHGGVDYVGILRAAATNLRGHLSQGASTITMQVARNFFLSNEKTFSRKIYEVLLAWEIESQLTKDKILEIYMNQIFLGQRAFGFSSAAQIYFGKELKDITIAESAMLAGLPKAPSAYNPVTNFRRAKIRQEYILQRMRDLGYISTEEYQKAMAEELHIRGLGNEFAVRADFPAEMVRQLLFNQYGEAIYSQGIDVYTTILKADQDAAYKAVRRGIFEYDLRHAYRGPEGFIELPEDPVKRQRAIDEALLAYPQLDDLQSGVVLDVKPKEMQVMISTGDTITIKGEGMKLAAASLTDSTQPKKRLRPGAIVRLLSEGGIWKLAQLPQVEAAFVSMNAETGAILSLVGGFDFRRNQFNHVTQALRQPGSSFKPFIYAAAIEKGFTPSTMVNDAPLSIGSLETGSQAWEPKNYDGKYDGMMRLRNALAKSKNLVSVRIIRAIGPSYAQEYIQRFGFEPEKHPPYLTMALGAGSVTPLQMASAYSVFANGGYRVDPFLIDKMVDAKGAVLFEAKPIRVGDGAPRVLDARTAFVMDSMLQEVTKTGTAASARAKLGRSDIAGKTGTTNESHDAWFAGYNPKVVAIAWIGFDKPASLGDRETGGGLALPMWISYMSTALKDAPQESRAVPEGVTQADGDWFIPEFSRSGGVRELQ; encoded by the coding sequence ATGGCGCTTCCCCCAAAAGACAAGCAGACGTTTAATCAGCGTCCTATTCGTCAGCCCGACAGACGTCCACGTCAACCTCGAGTAGACCCAGGCTCGCCTCGTAAATCTTCAGGCAGTCCCCTTATTAAAGCACTCCTCATTATTGGAGTTGCTGCTGCATTGGTGGTAACGCTTTTGTTGGGTTACGCCTTTTTGGTAGCCAAACCTAATTTGCCAAAGATTTCCGCATTAACGGATTACAACCCTAAAACTCCTTTGCGTATTTATACGGCTGACAAAGTATTGATTGGTGAGTTTGGTGAAGAGCGCCGCAAGGTTATTCCTTTGAATGAGATTCCCATGAGCATGCGTAATGCGGTACTAGCAATTGAGGATGATCGCTTCTACTCCCATGGCGGTGTCGACTATGTGGGCATTCTTAGGGCTGCAGCAACAAATCTGCGGGGCCATCTCTCTCAAGGCGCATCGACTATCACGATGCAGGTCGCTCGCAACTTCTTCCTCAGCAATGAGAAAACCTTCAGTCGCAAAATCTATGAAGTCTTGTTGGCTTGGGAAATCGAGTCACAGTTAACCAAAGACAAGATTCTTGAAATCTATATGAATCAAATTTTCTTGGGTCAGCGTGCTTTTGGATTTTCTAGTGCGGCACAAATTTATTTTGGTAAAGAATTAAAAGACATCACGATTGCAGAATCTGCGATGTTGGCAGGTTTGCCTAAAGCACCTTCAGCCTATAACCCGGTAACCAACTTTAGGCGCGCCAAGATTCGTCAGGAATACATCTTGCAGCGTATGCGCGATCTTGGCTATATCAGCACTGAGGAATATCAAAAAGCAATGGCTGAAGAATTGCATATTCGCGGGCTAGGCAATGAGTTTGCGGTACGCGCAGATTTTCCTGCAGAGATGGTGCGTCAACTGCTCTTTAATCAATATGGAGAAGCGATTTACTCTCAAGGCATCGATGTTTACACCACTATTTTGAAGGCTGACCAAGATGCCGCCTATAAAGCGGTTCGTCGTGGAATCTTTGAATACGATTTGCGCCATGCTTACCGTGGGCCAGAAGGCTTTATCGAGCTACCTGAAGATCCAGTCAAACGTCAGCGTGCTATCGATGAAGCTTTGCTAGCCTATCCTCAGTTAGATGATTTGCAGTCTGGTGTAGTTTTGGATGTGAAGCCAAAAGAGATGCAGGTCATGATCTCTACAGGGGATACGATCACGATTAAAGGTGAGGGAATGAAGTTGGCTGCTGCATCTCTGACGGATAGCACTCAGCCCAAGAAAAGACTTCGTCCAGGTGCAATTGTGAGGTTGCTGTCAGAAGGGGGTATTTGGAAGCTAGCGCAGTTACCACAAGTAGAAGCCGCTTTTGTTTCGATGAATGCCGAAACGGGCGCGATTCTATCTTTGGTTGGTGGCTTTGACTTCCGTCGGAATCAATTTAATCACGTTACTCAGGCTTTGCGCCAACCAGGCTCCTCTTTCAAGCCCTTCATTTATGCTGCAGCAATTGAAAAAGGCTTTACGCCCAGCACGATGGTCAATGATGCGCCCCTCTCAATCGGTAGCTTAGAAACGGGTAGCCAGGCTTGGGAGCCAAAAAACTATGACGGTAAATATGACGGCATGATGCGTTTACGTAACGCATTGGCTAAATCTAAGAACTTGGTTTCCGTTCGTATTATTCGTGCGATTGGTCCTTCATATGCTCAAGAATATATTCAGCGCTTTGGCTTTGAGCCAGAGAAGCATCCACCGTACCTCACCATGGCTTTGGGTGCGGGATCTGTAACCCCTTTACAAATGGCTTCTGCATATAGTGTATTTGCTAATGGTGGTTATCGTGTTGATCCGTTCTTAATCGATAAGATGGTTGATGCTAAGGGTGCCGTTTTATTTGAAGCTAAACCTATTCGAGTGGGTGATGGCGCGCCTCGCGTCCTAGATGCACGTACCGCTTTTGTAATGGATAGCATGTTGCAAGAAGTCACTAAGACGGGTACTGCCGCGTCAGCACGTGCCAAGCTAGGGCGCAGTGATATCGCCGGTAAGACAGGCACCACCAACGAATCCCACGATGCTTGGTTCGCTGGGTATAACCCGAAAGTAGTTGCGATTGCCTGGATTGGATTTGATAAGCCAGCAAGCTTGGGTGATCGTGAAACCGGTGGTGGCCTCGCCTTACCAATGTGGATTTCGTATATGTCCACTGCCTTAAAAGATGCTCCACAAGAGTCACGTGCTGTTCCAGAGGGCGTCACTCAAGCTGATGGCGATTGGTTTATCCCAGAGTTCTCTCGTAGTGGTGGGGTTCGCGAACTACAGTAG
- a CDS encoding transposase, giving the protein MARQARTVIPGQVMHVMVRGNNRETLFFNDDDRRIYLEWLREAARQFRCAVHAFALMPNHVHLLLTPQNEDSLAKTMQSLGRRYAQYFNQQHQRSGTIWEGRYRSSLIDPDYFLRCQRYIELNPVRAGYQSSPQDSDWTSFATHIGGNAEPWLVDHQYFWKLGNTPFERQMKWVDFVKEGAPHWEDRQITESLIRSKPWVSDIYAKKLFKDTPELTQIRHRGRPKKINSLNSVR; this is encoded by the coding sequence ATGGCTCGGCAAGCGCGCACTGTTATACCTGGCCAAGTAATGCATGTGATGGTTCGTGGCAACAACCGCGAAACGCTTTTCTTTAACGATGATGATCGTCGTATTTATTTAGAGTGGTTACGCGAAGCAGCTAGACAATTTAGATGTGCTGTCCACGCCTTTGCTTTAATGCCCAATCATGTACATTTACTGCTGACCCCTCAAAATGAAGATTCGTTGGCAAAGACAATGCAATCTTTAGGTCGTCGTTATGCACAGTATTTCAATCAACAACATCAACGATCGGGAACCATTTGGGAGGGAAGATACCGCTCTTCGCTGATTGACCCAGACTATTTTTTACGCTGTCAGCGCTACATTGAGTTAAATCCAGTACGAGCCGGTTACCAATCTAGCCCCCAAGATTCAGACTGGACAAGTTTTGCTACACACATTGGCGGTAATGCTGAACCATGGCTGGTTGATCATCAGTATTTTTGGAAATTGGGTAACACCCCTTTTGAGCGTCAAATGAAATGGGTAGATTTTGTGAAAGAGGGCGCTCCCCACTGGGAGGATCGCCAAATTACGGAATCCTTAATCCGCTCCAAGCCCTGGGTAAGCGATATTTATGCAAAAAAGCTATTTAAAGACACTCCTGAATTAACTCAGATCCGCCATCGTGGCCGCCCAAAGAAAATAAATTCTTTAAATTCAGTAAGATAG
- a CDS encoding glutamate synthase-related protein, with product MTTQLNSDLRPIAQGLYDPRNEHDACGVGFVAHIKGKKSHEIVSQGLKILENLDHRGAVGADPLMGDGAGILIQIPDTLYREEMAKQGITLPPFGEYGVGMIFLPKEHASRLACEQELERTVRLEGQVVLGWRDVPVDVKLPMSPTVQMTEPFIRQIFIGRGRDIMTTDALERKLYVIRKTASHAIQDLHLKHGKEYFVASMSARTIVYKGLLLANQVGAYYQDLQDPRTISALALVHQRFSTNTFPAWELAHPYRMIAHNGEINTVKGNVNWVNAREGAISSPVLGDDLQKLWPLIYPGQSDTACFDNCLELLVMSGYPLAQAMMMMIPEAWEQHTLMDDNRRAFYEYHAAMMEPWDGPAAMAFTDGRQIGATLDRNGLRPARYYVTDDDLVIMASEAGVLPIPESKIVQKWRLQPGKMFMIDMEQGRIIDDVELKNAVSKAKPYKSWIDAVRVKLDEVDASKADLVDEKTTIRPAAKLLDRQQAFGYTQEDIKYLMAPMAMNGEEAIGSMGNDSPLAVLSNKNKPLYNYFKQLFAQVTNPPIDPIRENMVMSLVSFIGPKPNLLDTNNINPPMRLEVSQPILDFDDITKIRHIGHYTNGKFRSYELDICYPAAWGKAGIEARLASLCAEAADAVRSGYNILIVSDRQVDEKHVAIPALLATSAIHQHLVEKGLRTSVGLVVETGSARETHHFALLAGYGAEAVHPYLAMETLTDLAKGLSGDLSGEKAVKNFVKAVGKGLQKVMSKMGISTYMSYTGSQIFEAIGLNRDIIDQYFKGTPSNVGGIGVFEVAEEALRMHSAAFGNDPVLTNMLDAGGEYAFRIRGENHMWTPDTIAKLQHSTRIGADKGYQTYKEYANIINDQTKRQMTLRGLFEFKIDPSKAIPLDEVEPAKEIVKRFATGAMSLGSISTEAHATLAIAMNRIGGKSNTGEGGEDPNRYVNELKGIPIKKGETLSSILGSDVVEANIPLLDGDSLRSKIKQVASGRFGVTTEYLRSADQLQIKMAQGAKPGEGGQLPGGKVSDYIGKLRFSVPGVGLISPPPHHDIYSIEDIAQLIHDLKNVNPKADVSVKLVSEVGVGTVAAGVAKAKADHVVIAGHDGGTGASPLSSIKHAGSPWELGLAETQQTLVLNGLRSRIRVQADGQMKTGRDVVIGALLGADEFGFATAPLVVEGCIMMRKCHLNTCPVGVATQDPELRKKFSGKPEHVVNFFFFIAEEAREIMAQLGIRKFDDLIGRVDLLDTRKGIENWKVHGLDFSKIFAAPQVASDVPRYQVLTQDHGLASALDNILIEKSEPALERGEKVSFIVPVKNVNRTVGAMLSGEVAQRYGHAGLPDDTIHIQLNGTAGQSFAAFLAHGITLDLVGDGNDYVGKGLSGGRVIVRAPHEFRGDTAKNIIVGNTVLYGAIAGEAFFNGVAGERFAVRNSGATTVVEGTGDHGCEYMTGGTVVVLGTTGRNFAAGMSGGIAYVYDEDGLFDKRCNTSMATLEKVLPSAEQNAKMPKSEWHAPVDVKDGGERLTDEQILKTLIERHFRYTGSERAKALLADWENARGRFVKVLPTEYKRALGELWEKAQKKTVAA from the coding sequence ATGACTACACAATTAAATTCAGATCTTCGCCCAATTGCACAGGGTCTATACGATCCACGAAATGAGCATGACGCTTGCGGCGTAGGTTTCGTTGCGCACATCAAAGGCAAGAAATCTCACGAGATCGTTTCTCAGGGTTTAAAAATTCTAGAGAACTTAGATCATAGGGGTGCGGTTGGTGCAGACCCATTGATGGGTGACGGTGCCGGTATCTTGATTCAGATTCCTGATACCTTGTATCGCGAAGAAATGGCCAAGCAAGGCATTACATTGCCACCATTTGGTGAGTATGGCGTTGGCATGATTTTCTTGCCAAAGGAACATGCATCCCGTTTAGCTTGCGAACAAGAATTAGAGCGCACAGTGCGTTTAGAGGGACAAGTTGTTTTGGGTTGGAGAGATGTCCCGGTTGATGTGAAATTGCCGATGTCGCCAACGGTGCAAATGACAGAGCCATTCATTCGTCAAATTTTTATCGGTCGTGGTCGCGACATTATGACAACCGATGCGCTTGAGCGGAAGTTGTATGTGATTCGCAAAACTGCAAGTCATGCAATTCAAGATTTGCATTTGAAGCACGGTAAAGAATATTTCGTTGCTTCGATGTCTGCGCGCACCATTGTTTACAAAGGTTTGCTCTTGGCAAATCAAGTAGGGGCCTACTACCAAGATCTGCAAGATCCACGCACTATATCGGCGCTAGCCCTTGTGCATCAACGCTTCTCGACCAATACATTCCCTGCTTGGGAGTTGGCTCACCCATATCGCATGATTGCTCATAACGGTGAAATTAATACCGTTAAAGGTAACGTAAATTGGGTTAACGCACGCGAAGGCGCAATCAGCTCTCCAGTGCTCGGCGATGATTTACAAAAATTATGGCCATTGATTTATCCAGGCCAATCAGACACCGCTTGCTTTGATAACTGTTTGGAGTTGTTGGTGATGTCGGGTTATCCATTGGCTCAAGCAATGATGATGATGATTCCTGAGGCATGGGAACAGCACACATTAATGGATGACAATCGCCGCGCATTCTATGAGTATCACGCAGCAATGATGGAGCCATGGGATGGCCCTGCTGCGATGGCATTTACTGATGGCCGTCAAATTGGCGCAACCTTGGATCGCAATGGTTTGCGTCCAGCACGTTATTACGTAACTGATGATGATTTAGTCATCATGGCTTCTGAAGCAGGTGTATTACCAATTCCTGAAAGCAAGATTGTTCAAAAATGGCGCTTGCAACCAGGCAAGATGTTCATGATTGACATGGAACAAGGTCGCATCATTGATGACGTTGAGCTCAAGAATGCTGTTTCTAAGGCTAAGCCATATAAGAGCTGGATCGATGCGGTTCGCGTCAAGTTGGATGAAGTCGATGCCAGTAAGGCAGACTTGGTTGATGAGAAAACAACTATTCGTCCAGCGGCAAAATTATTAGATCGCCAACAGGCATTTGGTTACACCCAAGAAGATATCAAGTACCTCATGGCTCCAATGGCTATGAATGGTGAAGAGGCGATTGGTTCAATGGGTAATGACAGCCCATTGGCAGTCCTTTCAAATAAGAACAAGCCTTTATATAACTACTTTAAGCAATTGTTTGCGCAAGTGACCAATCCTCCGATTGATCCAATTCGCGAGAACATGGTGATGTCTTTGGTTTCTTTCATTGGGCCTAAGCCGAACTTGTTAGATACCAACAATATTAATCCTCCAATGCGCTTAGAAGTGAGTCAGCCTATTTTGGATTTTGATGACATCACCAAGATTCGCCACATTGGCCACTACACCAATGGTAAGTTCCGCTCATATGAGTTAGATATTTGCTACCCAGCCGCATGGGGTAAGGCTGGTATTGAAGCGCGTTTAGCTTCTTTGTGCGCCGAAGCTGCTGATGCAGTTCGTTCTGGCTATAACATTTTGATCGTGAGCGATCGTCAGGTAGATGAGAAACACGTTGCTATTCCTGCGTTGTTGGCTACCTCAGCAATTCACCAACACTTGGTGGAAAAAGGTTTGCGTACTAGCGTTGGTCTCGTTGTTGAAACTGGCAGCGCACGTGAGACCCATCACTTTGCGCTCTTGGCGGGTTATGGTGCGGAAGCCGTTCATCCGTACCTCGCGATGGAAACGTTGACAGACTTAGCTAAAGGTTTATCAGGCGACTTGTCTGGTGAAAAAGCAGTGAAGAATTTTGTAAAGGCTGTTGGTAAGGGCTTACAAAAAGTCATGTCCAAAATGGGCATCTCTACTTACATGTCTTATACCGGATCACAGATTTTTGAAGCAATTGGCTTAAACCGCGACATCATTGATCAGTACTTCAAGGGCACCCCATCAAACGTTGGCGGCATCGGTGTATTTGAAGTAGCTGAAGAAGCATTGCGCATGCACAGTGCCGCATTCGGCAATGATCCTGTGCTGACCAATATGCTCGATGCTGGTGGCGAATATGCATTCCGTATTCGTGGCGAGAATCACATGTGGACTCCTGACACGATTGCGAAGTTGCAACATTCAACACGTATTGGTGCAGATAAGGGCTATCAGACTTATAAAGAGTACGCCAACATCATCAACGATCAAACCAAGCGTCAAATGACTTTGCGTGGCTTGTTTGAATTCAAGATTGATCCAAGCAAAGCGATTCCATTAGATGAAGTTGAGCCAGCAAAAGAGATCGTCAAGCGTTTTGCGACGGGTGCGATGTCTTTGGGTTCAATCTCTACTGAGGCGCATGCTACCTTGGCGATTGCCATGAACCGTATTGGCGGCAAGTCCAACACTGGCGAGGGCGGCGAGGATCCAAATCGTTATGTCAACGAACTCAAAGGGATTCCAATCAAGAAAGGCGAAACCCTTTCTAGCATTTTGGGTAGTGATGTTGTAGAGGCCAATATTCCATTATTGGATGGCGACTCATTGCGCTCCAAAATTAAACAAGTAGCATCTGGCCGTTTCGGCGTAACTACTGAGTATCTGCGCTCTGCTGATCAATTGCAGATCAAGATGGCCCAAGGCGCTAAGCCAGGTGAAGGCGGTCAGTTGCCAGGTGGAAAGGTGTCTGACTACATTGGTAAGTTGCGCTTCTCAGTGCCAGGCGTTGGTTTGATTTCTCCCCCTCCGCACCATGATATTTACTCAATTGAAGATATTGCTCAGTTGATTCATGACTTAAAGAATGTCAATCCAAAAGCTGACGTTTCAGTGAAGTTGGTTTCTGAAGTCGGTGTTGGTACAGTTGCTGCTGGTGTTGCTAAGGCTAAAGCAGATCACGTCGTGATCGCTGGTCATGATGGCGGTACCGGTGCATCACCACTTTCTTCCATTAAGCATGCTGGTTCACCATGGGAATTAGGCTTGGCTGAAACACAGCAAACCTTGGTTCTCAATGGCTTGCGTAGCCGTATCCGTGTTCAAGCGGATGGTCAAATGAAGACTGGTCGCGATGTGGTGATCGGCGCTTTATTGGGTGCGGATGAGTTCGGTTTTGCAACTGCTCCATTGGTTGTTGAGGGTTGCATCATGATGCGTAAGTGCCATTTGAATACTTGCCCAGTCGGCGTTGCTACTCAAGACCCAGAATTGCGCAAGAAGTTCTCTGGCAAACCAGAGCACGTCGTGAATTTCTTCTTCTTTATTGCAGAAGAGGCGCGCGAGATCATGGCGCAATTGGGTATTCGTAAGTTTGATGACTTGATCGGCCGCGTTGATTTGCTCGATACACGTAAGGGCATTGAAAACTGGAAAGTGCATGGCTTAGATTTCAGCAAGATTTTTGCTGCACCACAGGTAGCAAGCGATGTTCCTCGTTACCAAGTGTTGACACAAGATCATGGCTTGGCAAGTGCCCTAGATAACATCTTGATTGAGAAGAGTGAGCCTGCCTTAGAGCGTGGCGAGAAAGTCTCTTTCATCGTTCCGGTGAAGAATGTGAACCGTACAGTTGGCGCAATGCTCTCAGGCGAAGTAGCCCAGCGCTATGGTCATGCAGGCTTGCCAGATGACACGATTCATATTCAATTAAATGGCACTGCAGGCCAAAGCTTTGCAGCATTCTTGGCTCACGGCATCACCTTGGATCTAGTCGGTGACGGTAATGACTATGTAGGTAAAGGTTTGTCAGGCGGTCGCGTAATCGTTCGTGCTCCACATGAATTCCGTGGCGATACTGCAAAGAACATCATTGTTGGTAATACCGTTCTATACGGTGCAATTGCTGGCGAAGCATTCTTTAATGGCGTTGCGGGCGAGCGTTTTGCAGTTCGTAACTCTGGCGCAACTACTGTTGTTGAAGGTACTGGCGACCACGGATGTGAGTACATGACTGGCGGTACCGTGGTAGTTCTTGGTACAACCGGCCGTAACTTTGCCGCAGGTATGAGTGGTGGTATTGCTTATGTTTACGACGAAGATGGTTTGTTCGATAAGCGTTGCAATACCAGCATGGCAACTTTGGAAAAAGTTCTGCCTTCTGCAGAGCAAAACGCCAAGATGCCGAAGTCTGAATGGCATGCCCCCGTTGACGTAAAAGATGGTGGTGAGCGCTTAACAGATGAGCAAATCTTGAAGACCTTGATTGAGCGTCATTTCCGTTACACCGGCTCAGAGCGCGCTAAAGCACTCTTGGCTGATTGGGAAAATGCTCGTGGTCGTTTTGTGAAGGTTCTCCCAACTGAGTACAAGCGTGCTTTAGGTGAGTTGTGGGAAAAGGCTCAGAAAAAAACAGTTGCTGCTTAA
- a CDS encoding glutamate synthase subunit beta translates to MGKVTGFMEFERVDETYEAPVKRLHHYKEFVAALTDEEAKVQGARCMDCGIPFCNNGCPVNNIIPDFNDLVFHNDWKNALDVLQSTNNFPEFTGRICPAPCEAACTLGINRAPVGIKSIEHAIIDKGWESGWVKPQPSKTKTGKKVAIVGGGPAGMAAAQQLARVGHDVTVFEKNDRVGGLLRYGIPDFKMEKWLIDRRVEQMQAEGVKFETSVFVGKEVIGAEVKNYSTKTVSPEQLMKDFDAVVITGGAEQPRDLPVPGRELAGVHYALEFLIPQNKENAGDFKNEIRATDKHVVVIGGGDTGSDCVGTSNRHGATKITQFELLPQPPEVENKPLVWPYWPTKLRTSSSHEEGCDRDWSVGTKRFEGKNGKVEKLIGVRLEWKDGKMSEVPNSEFEIKADLVLLAMGFVSPVQQVLNAFGVEKDPRGNAKATVDGQNAYQTNVPKVFAAGDMRRGQSLVVWAIREGRQCAQAVDQYLMGSSVLPR, encoded by the coding sequence ATGGGTAAGGTCACTGGATTTATGGAGTTTGAGCGTGTCGATGAAACATACGAAGCGCCAGTTAAACGCCTCCACCATTACAAAGAGTTCGTTGCCGCATTAACTGACGAAGAAGCAAAAGTACAGGGCGCACGCTGTATGGATTGCGGTATCCCGTTCTGTAATAACGGCTGTCCTGTTAACAACATCATTCCCGACTTTAATGATTTGGTGTTTCATAACGATTGGAAGAATGCCTTAGATGTTTTGCAATCTACCAATAACTTCCCAGAGTTCACTGGCCGTATCTGTCCAGCACCTTGCGAAGCTGCTTGCACATTAGGCATCAATCGTGCACCAGTTGGCATTAAGTCAATTGAGCATGCGATTATTGATAAAGGTTGGGAAAGCGGTTGGGTAAAACCTCAGCCATCTAAAACCAAGACTGGTAAAAAGGTAGCGATTGTTGGTGGTGGCCCTGCTGGTATGGCGGCTGCTCAGCAATTGGCACGTGTCGGTCATGATGTAACTGTATTTGAAAAGAATGATCGCGTTGGCGGTTTACTTCGCTATGGTATTCCTGACTTCAAGATGGAAAAATGGTTAATTGATCGCCGCGTAGAGCAAATGCAAGCTGAGGGTGTGAAATTTGAAACCAGTGTTTTCGTCGGCAAAGAAGTAATAGGCGCTGAAGTCAAAAACTACTCAACGAAAACTGTCTCACCTGAACAATTGATGAAAGATTTTGATGCAGTAGTAATTACTGGTGGCGCAGAGCAACCACGGGATTTACCTGTGCCTGGCCGTGAATTGGCTGGTGTTCACTATGCATTGGAATTTTTGATTCCTCAGAATAAAGAAAATGCTGGTGACTTTAAAAACGAAATTCGTGCAACTGATAAACATGTTGTTGTGATTGGCGGTGGCGATACTGGATCTGATTGCGTTGGTACTTCCAACCGTCATGGCGCAACCAAGATTACTCAGTTCGAATTACTCCCTCAGCCACCAGAAGTTGAAAACAAGCCTTTGGTATGGCCATATTGGCCAACGAAGTTGCGCACCTCTTCTTCTCATGAAGAAGGTTGCGATCGTGATTGGTCAGTTGGCACTAAGCGTTTTGAAGGCAAAAACGGCAAAGTTGAGAAATTGATTGGCGTTCGTTTGGAGTGGAAAGACGGCAAGATGTCCGAAGTTCCTAACTCTGAATTTGAGATCAAGGCAGATTTAGTACTTTTGGCAATGGGCTTTGTATCTCCAGTTCAGCAAGTCCTTAATGCATTCGGCGTTGAGAAAGATCCTCGCGGGAATGCAAAAGCAACAGTAGATGGGCAAAACGCTTACCAAACCAATGTTCCTAAGGTATTTGCTGCTGGGGATATGCGCCGTGGTCAATCTTTGGTGGTTTGGGCAATTCGTGAAGGCCGCCAATGCGCTCAAGCAGTAGACCAGTATCTGATGGGGTCATCTGTTTTACCCCGATAA
- a CDS encoding ABC transporter ATP-binding protein: protein MNIFQPSALDVKKPLGEVVVSIKDVNFSYAPGERQILSGLNMEFRRGQVVAVMGGSGCGKTTILRLIGGQFTAQAGQVLFEGQDIGKMSGDALMAARRRMGMLFQFGALFTDLSVFENVAFPLREHTDLSEELLRSLVLMKLNAVGLRGARDLMPSQISGGMARRVALARAIALDPPLIMYDEPFAGLDPISLGITARLIRDLNNALGATSLLVTHDVEETFEIADYVYFIADGKIGAQGTPEDLSRSTDPFVRQFLDAAPDGPVPFHYLGQSLAEDFGVRV, encoded by the coding sequence ATGAACATTTTTCAGCCAAGCGCATTGGATGTCAAAAAGCCACTAGGTGAAGTTGTCGTTTCGATTAAGGACGTCAACTTTTCCTATGCGCCTGGTGAGCGACAAATATTGTCGGGACTCAATATGGAGTTTCGTCGAGGTCAAGTGGTTGCTGTCATGGGTGGTTCTGGTTGCGGTAAAACGACCATTCTGCGTTTGATCGGTGGTCAATTCACAGCTCAAGCAGGACAGGTTTTATTTGAGGGTCAAGACATTGGCAAGATGAGTGGTGATGCACTCATGGCTGCTCGTCGGCGCATGGGTATGCTTTTTCAGTTTGGCGCCTTGTTCACCGATCTCAGTGTTTTTGAAAACGTGGCCTTTCCATTACGCGAACATACTGATTTAAGTGAAGAGCTTTTGCGCTCATTAGTTTTGATGAAACTCAATGCAGTGGGTTTGCGTGGTGCGCGTGATTTAATGCCATCGCAAATTTCGGGTGGCATGGCTAGGCGGGTTGCTCTTGCTAGAGCGATTGCGTTAGATCCTCCGCTCATCATGTATGACGAGCCATTCGCTGGTTTGGATCCGATTTCTCTTGGCATCACTGCACGCTTAATTCGTGATCTCAATAATGCCCTGGGAGCCACGAGTTTATTAGTTACTCATGATGTTGAAGAAACTTTTGAAATCGCTGATTACGTCTACTTCATTGCCGATGGAAAAATTGGAGCGCAAGGTACGCCAGAGGATTTAAGTCGCTCTACAGATCCTTTTGTAAGGCAGTTTTTGGATGCCGCACCTGATGGTCCTGTGCCATTTCATTACCTAGGACAAAGCTTGGCTGAAGATTTTGGAGTGAGAGTTTAA
- the mlaE gene encoding lipid asymmetry maintenance ABC transporter permease subunit MlaE, with protein sequence MTALHKLLDLLGDLGFFIRRNLASLGLATRMFAAVIWRSGFLLKRPRLVLDQILFVGNHSFVIIAVSGLFVGFVLGLQGYYTLNRYGSEQALGLLVALSLTRELGPVITALLFAGRAGTSLTAEIGLMKAGEQLSAMEMMAVDPLGRVIAPRLWAGIISMPILATIFTAVGVIGGYFVGVPLIGVDSGAFWSQMQGGVDLFSDIGNGLIKSLVFGVAVTFIALYQGYEAKPTPEGVSQATTRTVVISSLSVLALDFLLTAMMFSN encoded by the coding sequence ATGACTGCGCTTCACAAACTTTTAGATCTTTTAGGCGATCTCGGTTTTTTTATTCGTCGTAATTTAGCGAGCCTTGGTCTTGCAACACGTATGTTTGCTGCTGTCATTTGGCGCTCAGGTTTTTTATTAAAAAGACCACGTTTAGTACTTGATCAAATTTTATTTGTTGGCAATCACTCTTTTGTAATCATTGCTGTTTCTGGTTTATTTGTTGGATTTGTTTTGGGGCTTCAGGGTTACTACACCTTAAATCGTTATGGCTCAGAGCAAGCCTTGGGTTTATTGGTTGCTTTGTCTCTGACGCGTGAACTAGGCCCCGTCATTACTGCTTTATTGTTTGCAGGGCGGGCTGGTACTTCACTAACTGCAGAAATTGGCTTGATGAAGGCTGGTGAGCAGCTCAGCGCTATGGAAATGATGGCCGTAGATCCTTTGGGTCGAGTAATTGCCCCGCGGTTATGGGCGGGCATTATTTCCATGCCTATTTTGGCCACCATCTTTACTGCTGTAGGCGTTATTGGGGGCTATTTTGTTGGCGTGCCATTGATTGGTGTCGATTCTGGGGCATTCTGGTCGCAAATGCAGGGTGGCGTTGATCTTTTTTCCGATATTGGAAATGGCCTGATTAAAAGTTTGGTATTTGGTGTGGCAGTGACATTTATTGCCTTGTACCAAGGTTATGAAGCAAAACCAACGCCTGAGGGTGTTTCGCAAGCAACTACACGTACCGTGGTGATTTCTTCTTTGTCGGTTTTGGCATTGGATTTCTTGCTAACCGCGATGATGTTTTCGAATTAG